Part of the Oerskovia paurometabola genome is shown below.
AGCTCTGCACGGCCTGCTTCACCGGGAAGTACCCCATCGAGCTGCCCCCGGACGACCAGCTCGGCAAGCACCTGCTCGAGCAGGCCGAGCTGCCGCTGGGCGCTCCGGAGGACGGGCTGCGCAGCCTCTCCGTGGGAGTCGGCGGCGGGACCGCCCTCGACCACCCCTGACCCCGTACGACGCACCGCCCCACCCGGGGCGCGCCGCAACCACCAGGAGTTCATTCGTGTCTGAAGGTCTCACGTACGCCGCAGCCGGTGTCGACACCGAGGCGGGCGACAAGGCCGTCGAGCTGATGAAGGACGCCGTACGCCGTACGCACGGCCCCCAGGTCCTCGGGGGAGTGGGCGGGTTCGCCGGGCTCTACGACTTCAGCGAGGTCGCGACCTACACCAAGCCCCTGCTGGCCACCTCGACCGACGGCGTGGGGACCAAGGTCGCGATCGCGCAGGCGATGGACGTCCACGACACGATCGGGTTCGACCTCGTGGGCATGGTCGTCGACGACATCGTCGTGGTGGGGGCCAAGCCGCTCTTCATGACGGACTACATCGCGTGCGGCAAGGTCGTGCCCGAGCGCATCGCAGGCATCGTCCGTGGCATCGCGGCGGCGTGCGAGGTCGCCGGCACGGCCCTCGTCGGCGGGGAGACGGCCGAGCACCCGGGTCTCCTGGGCGAGGACGAGTACGACGTCGCGGGTGCCGCGACGGGCGTGGTCGAGGCCGACCGCCTCCTGGGCCCCGAGCGGGTGCGCGAGGGCGACGTCCTCATCGCGCTGGGATCGTCGGGCCTGCACTCGAACGGCTACTCGCTAGTGCGTGCGGTCGTGAAGCACGCGGGCTGGGAGCTGGACCGAGAGGTCGAGGAGTTCGGTCGGACGCTCGGCGAGGAGCTGCTCGAGCCCACGCGCGTCTACGCGAGCGACTGCCTGGCCCTGGCCCACGACGACGCGGCGCAGGTGCACGCGTTCACGCACGTCACGGGTGGTGGGCTCGCGGCCAACCTGGCCCGTGTGCTCCCGGCTGGCCTCGTCGGGACGATCGACCGCGGCTCGTGGGAGGTCCCGCCGATCTTCACCGTGGTCCGTGACCTCGGGAACGTGCCTCGACGTGACCTGGAGAACACGCTCAACCTGGGCGTGGGCATGGTCGCGATCGTGGGCGCCGACGGCGCTGACGCCGCCCTCGCGCGATGCACCGAGCTGGGCCTCACGGCCTGGGTCCTGGGCACCGTGGGCGCTCTCGACCCGGCCGAGACGTCTGCCGCCGGGGGAGAGGACCTGGTGGTCGGCACCAAGGGCGTCCACGCAGGGGCTGTGCGCCTGACGGGTGACTACCGCAACTGACGTACGACGAAAAGCGCGTCCTGCGACTCGGGCCGGGAGGCCTGGGGTGCAGGACGCGCTTTTCGTCGAACGACGTGAGGTCGCGGGCAGGTCACTGAGGACGTACTCGCGATCTGTCGACTCACGGACCGCCTGGGGCCCGAAGGTCGCAGGAGGGGGTGAGGTCGAGTCAGCGGTCGTCGGACCAGCCGGCGAACGGCTGGTCGTACTCTCCGCTGTTGTCCTCGGAAGACCTCGCTCCGTAGCGAGGATCTGTCGCGAGATCCGTGTGGCTGTGACCAGTGAGCTCTTGTTCGAGAGCTTGGTAGTTCGTCTCGGGGCTGTAGTACTTCAGCGCACGAGCGACCTTGGTCTGCTTAGCCTTCTGACGGCCGCGGCCCATGGCTCCGACCCCCTCAACGTAGAAGCGGGGCGGCAACGTACTTCGACGTGCGGCCCCGGGAGTGTGTTTCGTCTGTTCAGAGTCCAACGGTACATGGTCCGGATGCATTCCAGCCACTCAGGTCCCCCGAACGGGTGCCTTGTCACACTGTCTCCACACAACGGCGGCCCGTCGGGCCGCTCCGGACGCCGTACCAGGGGGTCGAGGCCGGTCGCGGCGAGGTCGCAGGGGGTGGGGCAGGAGCGGCCGGAGGGAGAGATCCGGGCCGCGCGACACGCCCGGATCTCGGTCCGAAACACCTGTACCACCCATACCCCGCCTAATTCACCCTGTCCGCCAAGTCGCCCAAAATCCTCATGCTGCGACAATGGAAGGGCTAGCGCAGCGCTGTCGTCGCGTTCCGACGTCACCGTCGGACCAGCCAGTCGCTAGGAGGAGGTGCAGTGATGTCCGTCCATGGAGAGTCCGAAGTTCTGCTCACACCGGCCGAGGTCGCGAGCCTGTTCCGCGTCGATCCCAAGACCGTCACTCGCTGGGCCAAGGCCGGCAAGCTGTCGTCGATCCGGACCCTCGGGGGGCATCGTCGCTATCGCGAGTCCGAGGTTCGCGCACTCCTGGGTGCCGCGAGCGAGAACGCCGAGGGCGTCGACAAGGGCTGACCGACGCGCGGTGTCCCCGCGCGCCCAGCCTGCGCCGTCGGGCCGTTGAGGAGCCTCGGGACCTGCTTCCCGATGCTCCCCGTCGCGTCCTGACCCCTTCCTCACGACCAGCCGAAAGCCCGGCGCCTGTGGCGCCGGGCTCGGTCGTTCCTGGGGGTGCTGTTCGGTCGACCTCGGCCGACCCGGCCAGCACGTCGCGACGTCAGGAGCGACGCCGGAGGATCGCCGCGGCGACGAGCGCGACCGTCGCCACGGCA
Proteins encoded:
- the purM gene encoding phosphoribosylformylglycinamidine cyclo-ligase; the protein is MSEGLTYAAAGVDTEAGDKAVELMKDAVRRTHGPQVLGGVGGFAGLYDFSEVATYTKPLLATSTDGVGTKVAIAQAMDVHDTIGFDLVGMVVDDIVVVGAKPLFMTDYIACGKVVPERIAGIVRGIAAACEVAGTALVGGETAEHPGLLGEDEYDVAGAATGVVEADRLLGPERVREGDVLIALGSSGLHSNGYSLVRAVVKHAGWELDREVEEFGRTLGEELLEPTRVYASDCLALAHDDAAQVHAFTHVTGGGLAANLARVLPAGLVGTIDRGSWEVPPIFTVVRDLGNVPRRDLENTLNLGVGMVAIVGADGADAALARCTELGLTAWVLGTVGALDPAETSAAGGEDLVVGTKGVHAGAVRLTGDYRN
- a CDS encoding DUF3073 domain-containing protein, translating into MHPDHVPLDSEQTKHTPGAARRSTLPPRFYVEGVGAMGRGRQKAKQTKVARALKYYSPETNYQALEQELTGHSHTDLATDPRYGARSSEDNSGEYDQPFAGWSDDR
- a CDS encoding BldC family transcriptional regulator, producing MSVHGESEVLLTPAEVASLFRVDPKTVTRWAKAGKLSSIRTLGGHRRYRESEVRALLGAASENAEGVDKG